The genomic segment ATCTCGTCCAGCCAATCCCGATATCCATTGAGCTGGTGATGAAGGGAGCCGAGCACGAAATCGAACTGCTGCTCCTCAATCGTCTTTTTCATGGAAGCCATGGCTTCCGGATGCGGAAAGATCTCGCCCTCGATCCCGCAGAGCACCTTCACTCCAAGTTTCTCTCCATACTGACGCGCATTCTCCACCCGCTCCCGATAATCCGGCAGCTGTTTCAGAGTCATCCGAATGCCCCTTCCGCCAAAGAGGCGGTCTGGCTCCAAGGGAACGTGGCAAGTAAAAGTAATCAGCTCAATATTCTGAGAATGTGCGGCATCCACATATTCTTTCAGAGTTCCGGTGGCGTGGCCGCAAAGAGCGGTGTGCATGTGATTATCGATTTTCATTCTGTTATAAAGTACAGGGTGATGCGAATCCGGCCGGAGGCAAGGAACGGTGAAGAATTGGCTAAATTGTCACGGGTTGAAACCTGCGCGACCGGAGTTTGATGCCGAGGAACTTGACGCGGATAGGTGGAGGTGTTGGTGATGGGACGGAACGCATTTCCGTGCCCGCTCAGCTTTAGCTTCGCGGTCCGTGGGCGGATGGACTAGGAGGGAACTGGAACTGTGTTGCCCTTGGAGAACAGGCGGAGAGGCAGCGTGGGCGGAGAGGCAGACGCTGGCGCAGCTGAAGCTGCTACTCTACTCCAGTACCACAGGCTGCCAGCCTGTGTCGCGAAGTTCCCGATCCAATCTCCGCAAATACTATTCCCACGTGAAAATCTCTCAAGGCGGAGAGGCAGCGTGGGCGGAGAGGCAAACGCTGGCGCAGCTGAAGCTGCTGCTCTACTCCAGTACCACAGGCTGCCAGCCTGTGTCGCGAAGTTCCGATCCGCTCTTCGCAAATACTATTCCCACGTGAAAATCTCTCAAGGCGGAGAGGCAGCGTGGGCGGAGAGGCAAACGCTGGCGCAGCTGAAGCTGCTGCTCTACTCCAGTACCACAGGCTGCCAGCCTGTGTCGCGAAGTTCCGATCCACTCTCCTCAAATACTATTTCCCTGTGAAAATCTCTCAAGGCGGAGGGGCAGCGTGGGCTGAGGGGCAAACGCTGGCGCAGCTGAAGCTGCTGCTCTACTTTTCGATCCAGTAAACCCTTAAAGCAACCCACCCACTGTGGGGCATGGCTTCAGCCTTGCCCGCGCGTAGACCGAGAAGTGCCGCCACCTTTTCCATAAAAAAGGCGGCCCCGAATTGGGGCCGCCTTTTTATGAAAGATTTCTTCTCGGAGACTTACTCGCCAGCGTCTGGAGAGACGACATCGACGATTTCAGCGTCGAAGATGAGCATAGCACCGGGAGGGATCGGGCTTTGGGGAGGAGGGTTGTCTCCGTAACCGAGGTCGGAGGGGATGTAGATCCGCACTTTGCCGCCTTCGCTGATCTTGGCAAGACCACCGGAGAAGCCGGGGATCACTCCACCCATTGGGAAGGTCGCAGGTTCACCGCGGTCGTAAGAACTGTCGAAGACGGTTCCGTCGATCAACGAACCTTCGTAATTCACGACGACGTCGTCGCTCATCGTCGGCGCATCGCCGTCACCTTCTTCGATGATTTCGTAGTAAAATCCAGTGTCGTCCTTCTGGACGTCAGGGTTTCCTTCAAGATCTTCGATGAAAACTTGAGTCGCTTCCTTTTCCTTGGCCATTTCCTTGGCTTGAGCGGCCATAGCGCGCTGCTGGAGGAACTGCTGAAGCTGTGGGAGCTGATCTTCGATCGCTTCCATGCTACCGCCCTTGAGGCCGGATTGGAAACCCTTGAGGAACTCAGCCTTCTCTTCATCCGAGAAACCGAGCTGATCGAGACCCACTTGCTGGCTGACCATGTAACCAAAGAGCGCCGGAGGAGACATATCCTTCGAAGCGGTTTGATCTTCCGCCGAAGCGGACAGAGTGATCGCGGAGAGGGCGCTCACTCCCAAGAGTAACCGCCACGAGGTTTTAGTGAGTTTGATTGATTGCATCCCCGCTACGAAAGCAGCGGAGGCTGCTAAATGCAAGCGCCGAGCGAATTTCTCAAAGCCCCCTTCTCCCTCGACAGGTCGGGATTTTTACGCGAATTCGCGCCTACAAATGCTACGAAAAAAGAGCTTTTAGCGCCTCGACAGACAGGTCCTGCAAGCTGGAAACAAAGAGGTCTGGACTCCCCAATTTCTCTTTAGGATGGGTCGTGAGGACGCCCACCGATTTCATTCCTCCGGCATCCGCAGCCTGCAAACCATGGTGACTGTCTTCCAGGACGACGCATTGTGCGGGCGGGAGACCGGTAATTTTCGCAGCCTTCAAGAAGACTTCGGGATCGGGCTTTCCTTCCGTAACATCCTCGCTGGCGACAATCCCGTCAAAGAGGCCCTCCATTCCCATGACCTCCAGCGCGGTCTCGATATTCTCGGTCTCGCTCGAAGTTCCGACCACCCGCGGAATCCCCGCGGCTTTCAACGCCTGAACCAACTCGCGGGCTCCCAGCAAAGGATCAAGACCCTTCTCGCGGACGATTTTCCGATAAAGCTCTTCTTTGCGAGCTCCCAAAGAGTCAATTTCCTCCGAATCGTCAGACCAGCCAAGAAGGTCTGGAATAATGACCCGATTGACCTGACCGAAGCTCTCGCGAAACTGCTCCTCGGTGATCGATTCCCCAATTTCCTCGGCCAGTTGCTGCCAGGATAAATAATGGTGACTGGAGGAGTCGACTACGACCCCGTCCCAATCAAAGAGAACGCCGAATTTCACTGAATCACTCATCCGGCTTCCTCTCCACAATTACCAATTTCCGCCGGGAAGCGCGGTTTCCGGATCAACATCGACGGTGTAGTCGATGCCTTCGACTCCAAAGCCGAAAAGTTTGAGGAAGTCCGACTGATAACCTTCGTAATCCGAGAGCTCCCGCAGGTTCTCGGTCTCGATCGTCGGCCAAATCTTGGCCACGGCTTCTTGAATCTCGGGCTTCATTTCCAAGTCGTCGACATGAATCCGGCCATCGTCGCCGAGCTCCACCGAATCGGAACCGTAGAGACGATCGCGGAAGAGGCGCACGATCTGCTCGATGCAGCCTTCGTGAGTCCCCTGCTCCTTCATGATCTTGAAGAGAATGGAAATGTAGAGTGGCACCACCGGAATCGCCGAGCTGGCTTGGGTGACAACCGCCTTGTTGACAGCGACGTAAGCCTTTCCGGATTTCGCGGAATTCTTTTCGCTGATCACCGAAGCGGCTCGGTCCAAGTCTTCCTTAGCCTTGCCGATGGTTCCATTCTTATAAATGGGCCAAGTCACTTCCGGCCCGATGTAGGAATAGGCGATCGTCTTGAAATTGTCGGCGAGGAGGTCGTTCTCGGCGAGGCACTCCATCCAGCGCTCCCAGTCTTCTCCCCCCATGACCTTGATGGTAGAGTGGACATCCGTATCACCGGCTGGCTCGATGCCGATCTCGTGAACCAGATCCTTGTCGGTATCGACGGTCTTGCTCGAGAAGGACTGCCCGATGGGTTTGAGGCAGGATTTAAAAGTTTCCCCCGTGCGCGGGTCGGTGCGGCGAGGCGAAGCGAGGCTGTAGACCACGAGGTCGATCGGGCCCATCTCCTTCTTCAGGCGCTCGACGACTTTCTCCTTCATTTCGTCAGAAAAAGCGTCGCCATTGAGGCTACCGGCGTAGAGGCCAGCCTTCTGGGCTTCCTGCTCGAAGGCCGCAGCATTGTAGTACCCGGCCGAGGCAGGACGTCCATTCGAAGCGGGACGCTCAAAAAAGACGCCAAACGTGTCGGCACCGCAGCCAAAGGCTGCTTGGATTCGGGACGAAAGCCCATATCCGGTCGAAGAGCCGATGACCAGGACCCGCTTGGGTCCGTCTGTCACCTTGCCGCTGGCTTGCGCCACTTCAATCTGTTCCTTTACGTTTGCTGCACACCCCTCTGGATGGGAGGTCACGCAAACAAAGCCACGTACTTTCGGTTCAATGATCATGGATGGAAACCGAAGATGGTTGGGAAAGGCTCATTCTGTTTCAACCCTAATCATCCCCGATCCTCGGTTCTGGTCGAATTTCCCGAAAAAAGTGGGATCTGGGAGGCCGGAGATTGGAGATGGGAGATGGGCGGAGAGGCACGGGGCGGAGAGGCAACGCAGGCGCAGCTGAAGCTACTGCCCTACTTGGAGAGGACGCATTTCTGTAGCCGCTCAGCTTTAGCTGCGCGGCCTGGATTACCGAACTCGCAGAGAAAGAATCCGACTGGACCGTAAATATCGCCCCCCTACATCGCAATGGGCGCAGCTGAAGCTGCAGCTCTACTTAAAGTACCACAGGCTGCCAGCCTGTGTGCGCACACCGCGGACACAGGCTCGATTCCGCCCAAAAAACCAACTCGGCACCCACAACGCAAATCCTCCGTAAACCTCTCCAACGGCGGAGAGACTAGGCGATGGGCGCAGCTGAAGCTGCTGCCCTACTCTATGATTTTGGAACTAGCCAGACTACCTGATAAGGGGCCAGAGTGATGCCTCGCTTGCGAGGGCGGAGGGATTTGCCGCTGACGATTTCGGCAAAATCCTGAAAATCCTTCACCCCGTCGATGGCATCCAGATTTTTGAAGATCTGCTTTTTCGGAGTGAAATTCGCGATGCAGATGATGGTCTGGTTTTCCGCAACGCGTTCGACGACGAAATATTCTTTCCCGAGGTCGTAGATTTTTTGAGAGGCACCGGGATGGAAAGCTGAGTACGATCCGCGGCGACGAAGGACCAAGAGGTATTCGGAAAAGACTTCGTGAAACTTCCCCCCTTCGCTCAAATTCTTCTTCAAGGATTCGAGATCCCACTTCTCGCGGTTGATCGAACGGTTGCGACCCGTCTTTTTCACACCTTTCAGGTCGTTGAGGGCGCCATAGAGACAGGGCAAATAGATCGCGGGCACGCCTTGCAGACTCAGAGCCACGATCTGCGAACAGAGGAACCGTCGCTTGCCCAGCTCCTCATCGCCCGGCTCGGAGAGAGCCGAAGCGTAGGTAATGTTCAACTCGTAGGGACTCTCCGATCCATCTGAATTGGTCTTGGTCGAAACCAATCCCTTCCGGGCCTTGACCTTATCGACGAGCTCGCCGATTTCCGCGTCGGGGAGCAGGCCGGTCAGGGGGCGGACGCCGATGCCATCGTGGCTGGAGGTAAAATTGAAAAACGTCTGTTCGTCCCCCATTTCGGGGAGACCTGCCGCCCATTCAGTCAAGTGCTCGGCGGTGCCATTCAACAAGCCGTGCAACAACAATGGAGGGAGCGAGAACTGGTAGACCATGTGGGCCTCATCCTCATTGCCGAAGTAACTGATGTTCTCTTCGTGCGGGACATTGGTCTCGGTGAGAAGAATCGTTTCCGGAGCGACGATTTCGAGGATGTCGCGGAAGAGTTTGACGACCTCGTGCGTTTCCGGGCGGTGAATACAATCCGTGCCCAGCTCCTTCCAGAGGAAAGCCACCGCATCGAGACGCAGGACCCGCACGCCCATCGAGAGGTAGAGAAAGAGGATGTCGACGAACTCGAAAAAGAGGTCTGGATTGCGCCAGTTCAGATCAACCTGATCGGCGCTAAAGGTGGTCCAGACCCAGCGATCGCCAGCCCGGGTGGCAAAACGGGTGAGCAATGGCGAAGTCCGCGGACGGACCACCATGCTCGTATCGACTTCGGGGTTCTCGGTGACAAAGTAATCCGAGGCCGGCTGCACACCGGCAACAAACTCGCGAAACCACTCCCCTTTCGCCGAACAGTGGTTGAGAACCAAATCGGACATGACGCCAAACTCGGAGGCCAGCGCTTTGATGTCATCCCAAGTGCCGAGCTCCGGATCGACCTGACGATAGTCCTTCACCGAAAAGCCATCATCGGAACTCCAGGGAAAAAATGGGAGGACGTGCACCGTGCTCACCGCTCCCTTGAGATACCGGGTGCAGAATTTCCGCAGTGTTTTGAGCGGAGCCTCTCCTTCCTCGTGAACGGTGTCCCCGTAGGTAATGAGGACGACATCCTTTTCATTCCAGAGGGAATCCGGCTTCGAGGGACGGAGCCCTACCCCGTATCGACCCAGCGCCGCGTAGAAGCGACGGGTCATCCGGTCCGCTTCCGAACCGTAGAGTCTGCGAAATCGCCTTTGCAGGCGCTCAAGTTGTTGGTGCGATACAAATCGGATCATGAGGTCATCCCGGTAAGGCTGGTCAAGAGAGTGCGAAGATTCCGGCGAAGAACGCTATAACTATAGAAGCGTCGAGCCGTCTTAAAATTGTGCTCCACCATCTCCCGGCGGTAGGTGGGATCCGAGAGGACTTTGCGCACCTGCCGCATGACGTGCTGGGTAACAAACCCATCCATCTCCATGAGGCGGAAGCCTTTGGGCTCAATGTCCTGCACGTAGATGGAGTAGCGGTTGATGACAATCGGCAACCGGAAGTAGATGGCCTCGAGCAAGGCGTTTCCGAAACCTTCATACAAACTCGGATAAGTCACGAGGTCGGCATGAGCGTAGGCATCCCAGAGGGTATATACCTTGCGCCCCTCGGAATCCCGCTGCCGGACTTCACTGATCCGGTCGGAGACAAACCGGAGATCCACATTTTCCTCGCGGGCCAGCTCCATGAGACGATCCGCATACTCAAAGCCCTCATCCCCCGCCTCGTGGGTGATGACCAGCTTGCAGCGGGGATCTTCGAGAGCACCGATCAACTTAATGGCATGCTCGATCCCCTTCCGCGGGACAATCCGGGTTGGCTGCAGGAAAATGATGTCCTCGTCGGTCAAACCGATCTCACTGCGGAAATCCGCCGCATACTCATCCGGCCCCTCTGGCGCGTTGTCAAAATCGAAGACATTCGGAATGAGGAGGGAGGACACGCCTTTGCGCAGGGAGAGCTGCTCCTGAGCCGCCTGGTTGATGACCACGTGGCGCATGTTGGAAATGCGGGCGGGAAAGGCCATATCGAGATAGTCCTGCACCGCCCCCACACTGAAGCGGGTGCGCTCCCAGTAAAAATCGTGGTGGTGGGCGATGGTGGGAATCTGGGTCTCGGCCAGGAATTCCGTCAGAGCGATCCCCAGCGGCACGTGCATCGGAATCGCGAGCACGTTTTGCGGGACAATGACGTCGATTTTATATTTTTCGACAAAATCGTAGAGGGTTCTTTTTAAATATCCGGCGAGGTCGCGGATCCGGGCCGTCACATCCTGACTGCGGCGGGTCCTCCCCCAGATCCTCTCGTTAATCCACTGGTTCTCACT from the Puniceicoccus vermicola genome contains:
- a CDS encoding FKBP-type peptidyl-prolyl cis-trans isomerase, producing the protein MSALSAITLSASAEDQTASKDMSPPALFGYMVSQQVGLDQLGFSDEEKAEFLKGFQSGLKGGSMEAIEDQLPQLQQFLQQRAMAAQAKEMAKEKEATQVFIEDLEGNPDVQKDDTGFYYEIIEEGDGDAPTMSDDVVVNYEGSLIDGTVFDSSYDRGEPATFPMGGVIPGFSGGLAKISEGGKVRIYIPSDLGYGDNPPPQSPIPPGAMLIFDAEIVDVVSPDAGE
- a CDS encoding HAD family hydrolase yields the protein MSDSVKFGVLFDWDGVVVDSSSHHYLSWQQLAEEIGESITEEQFRESFGQVNRVIIPDLLGWSDDSEEIDSLGARKEELYRKIVREKGLDPLLGARELVQALKAAGIPRVVGTSSETENIETALEVMGMEGLFDGIVASEDVTEGKPDPEVFLKAAKITGLPPAQCVVLEDSHHGLQAADAGGMKSVGVLTTHPKEKLGSPDLFVSSLQDLSVEALKALFS
- the fabV gene encoding enoyl-ACP reductase FabV, with the protein product MIIEPKVRGFVCVTSHPEGCAANVKEQIEVAQASGKVTDGPKRVLVIGSSTGYGLSSRIQAAFGCGADTFGVFFERPASNGRPASAGYYNAAAFEQEAQKAGLYAGSLNGDAFSDEMKEKVVERLKKEMGPIDLVVYSLASPRRTDPRTGETFKSCLKPIGQSFSSKTVDTDKDLVHEIGIEPAGDTDVHSTIKVMGGEDWERWMECLAENDLLADNFKTIAYSYIGPEVTWPIYKNGTIGKAKEDLDRAASVISEKNSAKSGKAYVAVNKAVVTQASSAIPVVPLYISILFKIMKEQGTHEGCIEQIVRLFRDRLYGSDSVELGDDGRIHVDDLEMKPEIQEAVAKIWPTIETENLRELSDYEGYQSDFLKLFGFGVEGIDYTVDVDPETALPGGNW
- a CDS encoding sugar phosphorylase → MIRFVSHQQLERLQRRFRRLYGSEADRMTRRFYAALGRYGVGLRPSKPDSLWNEKDVVLITYGDTVHEEGEAPLKTLRKFCTRYLKGAVSTVHVLPFFPWSSDDGFSVKDYRQVDPELGTWDDIKALASEFGVMSDLVLNHCSAKGEWFREFVAGVQPASDYFVTENPEVDTSMVVRPRTSPLLTRFATRAGDRWVWTTFSADQVDLNWRNPDLFFEFVDILFLYLSMGVRVLRLDAVAFLWKELGTDCIHRPETHEVVKLFRDILEIVAPETILLTETNVPHEENISYFGNEDEAHMVYQFSLPPLLLHGLLNGTAEHLTEWAAGLPEMGDEQTFFNFTSSHDGIGVRPLTGLLPDAEIGELVDKVKARKGLVSTKTNSDGSESPYELNITYASALSEPGDEELGKRRFLCSQIVALSLQGVPAIYLPCLYGALNDLKGVKKTGRNRSINREKWDLESLKKNLSEGGKFHEVFSEYLLVLRRRGSYSAFHPGASQKIYDLGKEYFVVERVAENQTIICIANFTPKKQIFKNLDAIDGVKDFQDFAEIVSGKSLRPRKRGITLAPYQVVWLVPKS
- a CDS encoding glycosyltransferase family 4 protein, producing MGKNIGFVSTRFAGQDGVSLESAKWAQVLWDDRHVSYWYSGKSDRHPSISHCVPEAYFGFSENQWINERIWGRTRRSQDVTARIRDLAGYLKRTLYDFVEKYKIDVIVPQNVLAIPMHVPLGIALTEFLAETQIPTIAHHHDFYWERTRFSVGAVQDYLDMAFPARISNMRHVVINQAAQEQLSLRKGVSSLLIPNVFDFDNAPEGPDEYAADFRSEIGLTDEDIIFLQPTRIVPRKGIEHAIKLIGALEDPRCKLVITHEAGDEGFEYADRLMELAREENVDLRFVSDRISEVRQRDSEGRKVYTLWDAYAHADLVTYPSLYEGFGNALLEAIYFRLPIVINRYSIYVQDIEPKGFRLMEMDGFVTQHVMRQVRKVLSDPTYRREMVEHNFKTARRFYSYSVLRRNLRTLLTSLTGMTS